CAAGGTACCGCAGAACAGGGCTTTCAGGCCCAGCGCTGCCAGATCTCCTCTTCTCTCAGGCGCCAATACCCCAATACCACCAATCTGCATACCTACACTACTAAAATTAGCAAAGCCACAAATCGCCACACTCACAATCAGCAGCCCTTTGGAAGAAACCACCGGGATCGTCTTGTCTGTCAGGTGCTTAAATGCAATAAACTCATTCACCGTCAGTTTCTGACCTAATAAGGTCGCCACACTATTCACATCGCCATTCGGAACACCCATTGCCCATGCTACCGGATAGAACAATTTACCAAAGATAAAATTCAGGCTCAGGTTAAACTCCGGGTTGAAGATATGCCCGATCTTCAGCAGGCCCCAGTCCAGGAACGCAATCAGGGCAATGAAACCAATGATCATCGCAATCACGTTCATCGCAATCTTAAAGCCGTCACTGGCACCATGAGAGATCGCATCGATCACATTTACATAATGACTTTTTACATCCAGTTTCACAACCCCCATGGTCTGGGATTCTTCCGTTTCAGGAAACACGATCTTGGAAATCACCAGCGCACCCGGTGCCGCCATCAGGCTGGCCGTGATCAGCATCGGTGCCAGGTCCATACCCGCAGATAATCCCATATTGGAATAAACCACGAGGATCCCGCCCGCAATACAGGCCAGACTACCACTCATCGAAGCCAGCAACTCACTTTTGGTCATATATGGTAAGTAAGGACGGATCATTACCTGGGCTTCAATCTGCCCCACAAAGGCACTCGCCACATTGCTCAGTGCTTCCGCACCACTCACCCGCATCACTACATTCATGGCTTTAGCTATCACAGCTACGATGCGCTGCATGATACCAAAGTGATAAAAGATCGCTACCAGCGCACATACCAGGATAATCGCAGCAGTTACATTGAACGCAAATACGAAACCACTCTGCGCGTAATCACTGATCGTATCAGGAGTAGGCTTTACCGCTATACCAGCATACACAAAAGCCGCACCTTCACGGGCAAACTGTTCCAGTTTCCCCATTGCTTTACCTAATAGCTGGAAAAATCGAAACACGGGTGGTACCTTAAATACCAGCAGGGCAATTATTACCTGTAATCCGATACCACTAAATACAAGACGGAAATTGATCTTCTTTTTGTTGTTGGAAAATAAGTAAGCAAGTCCCAGGATGAGGATAATACCAAAAAGGCCCTGAAAACGTCCCATAAGCTAATTTAGATCTAGTAAGGAGCGAAGATAAAAACAAATGAGGAAATTAATAGGGGGAAATTGGTACCATTCGGCTGCTAAGGGGCTGAAAAATGAGGATTTTTGGCTAAAAATGATGGGAATCATAAAATGGAGAAGATACATAGAAATCGATTACATGCAATGAAAGGAACCTGACCAAAATTACTCTTCCATCCATTTACCCCCCATCAAAAACACCCGCAATTAATATAATTTTATATCTACATTGTAATTTCAATCGATTTCATAAATGAAAAATTGGACACTTTTCCTGGCCGCCGCCTATTGGCTCTCCGCCTGTACCGGCCCAGGACCTGCGAAAGATCATGCAGATTCCACAGCTATGAGACAAAAACTCGGTCCATCCCCTGTACTGGATGCCAAAACCGCCCTCTCACACATGCAGCTGGAAAAAGGACTTGAAATCCAGCTTGTTGCGTCGGAACCCTTGATCACAACGCCCGTTGCCATGACCTTCGACGACAAAGGTCGTATGTGGGTGGTAGAAATGATGGGGTATATGCCCGATACCGTTGGTACCGGCGAAGAGGTACCCAATGGCAAAGTGGTGATCCTGGAGGATACCACCCATGACGGAATTGCTGATACCCGCAAAGTGCTCATTGACTCGTTGATCCTGCCCCGTGCCATCTGCCTGGTACCCGGAGGTTTCCTGCTGGCTGAGCCACCAAAACTCTGGTATGTGCCTGTCAAAAATGATGTTGCCGGCAAGCGCGTCCTGATCGATGATAAATATACTGAAGGAGGTAATGTAGAACACCAGCCAAACGGCCTGCTCCGTGCCATGGATAACTGGATCTATAATGCCAAGTCCGACAAACGTTACCGCCAGATAAATGGCAAATGGGTGAAACAGGATACCCATTTCCGTGGTCAGTGGGGCGTATCCCAGGATAATTACGGCAGACTATTCACAAATAATAACTCTGAAAATGTGCTCGGCGATTATTTCCCGCCCGGCCTGGGTGCCCGCAACCCTAACCAGAAAACAGTAGCTGGTTATGATGAGAAGATTGTTCCGGACAACCGCGTTTATCCTAATCACCCAACACCGGGTGTGAACCGGGGCTATATGAAAGGAGTATTGGATGATAGTCTTCGCCTGGTAGAAATGACGGCCGCCTGTAGTCCGCTTGTATATAGAGGCTGTCTTTTAGGCAAGCAATACGATAACAATATTTTCGTGGCAGAGCCCTGCGGTAACCTGGTTAAGCGCAATATCATCCAGGATAGCGGGTACGTGGTGAAAGGCCGCCAGGCTTACCAGAAGAAGGAGTTCCTGGTTAGTGATGATGAGCGTTTCCGCCCCGTTAGCCTGTACGATGCGCCGGATGGTGCCCTTTATATTGTAGATATGTACCGTGGGATCATTCAGCATAAGACCTACCTGACGCCTTACCTGAAAAATGAGATCAAAAGCCGTAACCTGACCAACCCGCTCAATTGCGGTCGTATTTATCGCATTATTCCTGCCGGGGCGAAAATACAACCAGTAGCGCTGGACAATAATCCTGACAAGCTCCTGGCATTATTAGATAGTCCGAACGGCTGGATCAGGGATAAGGCACAGCAAATGATCATTGACCATCACTATACCCAACTGATTCCGAAACTGAAAGAACGCCTGCACCAGGATGGCAGTATTTACGGTACCATGCACGCCATGTGGACCCTGGAAGGTCTGGGGGCTTTGCAGGCAGCAGAAATAGAATTCCTGCTGCACCAGCAGAACCCTTACTTACAGGCGACGGCGATTTCAGCCCTGCCTTCTGTAAAGGTGCCGGCTGCCACCGCTGCGCTGACTGCCCTGCAGGAGAATGTATTCCTGGCACCTTACATCGCGCTGGTTTTACCATATCTGCCTAATAGCGCAGACCTGCAAACGAAGTTGATGACACGGTATGCCAATGACCGTTATGTTGCAGATGCGATCATCAATAATAACAGTGGAAAGGAATCACAATTGCTGGCGCAGCTCATTAAAATTAATGGGGATACTACACTGGCAATGCGTCGGCATCTCGATGCTATCATGAAGGATATTGAAGTACATCGCAAAGCAAAAATGAGCGACGCGCTCGTGAAAGAATACCCGAAAGGAGCGAAGTTATTTGCAAATATCTGCCAGACCTGCCATGGAAAAGATGGGGATGGAATCAAATCTCTGGCGCCGCCACTGAACCAGTCACAGTTAGTAACTGGAGACAAGAAACGGCTGATTTCCATTGTGTTATATGGCCTTACCGGACCTGTTGATGTAAATGGAAAACACTATAAAGCACCTGAGATCAGTGCAGATATGCCGGGGATTGGTAGCAATGATGAGTACAATGATCAGGACATTGCGGAGGTAATTAGCTTCATTAGAAATTGCTGGAGTAACCAGGGATCGAAGGTAACGGATAAGGATATACAGGAAGTGAGGAAGAAGTATAAAGGCAGACAAAAGCCGTTTACGATAGCAGAATTGAATTAAAAAAACTACGGGTTATGATTATACGTCAGTACAGTCATAACCCGCCTTAAAAAAAGAGGGCTGATTGCTAAGCAATCAGCCCTCTTTTTTTGCTTTCTATTTAGCCATTAATTCTTCGTCAGAAAAAACGACATCTGTATAATCTTTTATCTCATTGTAAACAGTATCTCTCTCCACCGGTCTTCTACCTGCCTGCTTAATCAGCATTGCCAACTGTGCGGTATTCATACTTGGATTCTGTTCCTCTGCACCCGCCATTGAGTAGATCTTGGTGGTATCATCAATGGTGCCATCCAGGTCATTCACCCCGAATGACAGCGTAAGCTGCGCACTTTGTCTGCCCAGCATTGGCCAGTAAGCTTTCAGGTGCGGGAAATTATCCATATACAAACGCGCGATGGCGTACAAGCGCAGATCCTCAATCACAGATACCTCACCCACATGCTCCATTTCATTATCCTTATTCCTGAACTTCAGCGGAATAAAGGTATTGAAACCACCGGTTTCATCCTGCAACCGGCGCAGCCTTTCCATATGATCTACCCTGTGCCAGTACTGTTCCACATGGCCATACAGCATGGTCGCATTTGTATGCATACCCAGGTTATGCGCTGCCCTGTGAATATCTAACCAGCCGTCTGCATCTACTTTATCATGACAGATTTGTGCACGGATATCAGGATGGAAGATCTCCGCACCACCGCCCGGCATTGACTGCAGGCCGGCATCATACAGCTTCTTCATCCCTTCCTGTACGCTCAGTTTGGCTTTGCGGAACATATAGTCCAGCTCCACCGCCGTAAATCCTTTGATATGTAAATCCGGACGATGTGCCCTGATCTTTTCCAGCAGTTCTACGAAGAAGTCCAGGTTCATTTTCGGATGCACACCGCCTACGATGTGTACTTCGGTAACCGGCTGACCATCATATTTCTTTACGATGTCCAGCATCTGGTCTACGCTCAGTTCCCAACCTTCTTCTTTATGCTTATAAAGCTTTGAGTATGAACAGAATTTACAAGTGAAGATACAAACGTTTGTCGGCTCAATATGGAAATTCCTGTTGAAATAGGTTTTATCTCCATGCATACGCACCCTAACGAAATTGGCCAGCGCGCCCACATAGCCCAGTTCGCCTTTTTCAAACAGCAGTATACCTTCATCAGTAGTCAGCCGCTCTTTGGCGAGCACTTTTTCTCCAATGTTCTTCAATGCTTTATCCAGCCTGGCATCCTGCAACAGCGTTTCCACTGCAGGATAATCGTTTTGAGTAGTCATCCTTTAATTCACTTTTATGATCTTGTAAGTCTTTGCCTTAGTATTCCGGTAAATTAACTTTACAAAATAAACACCATTTGGCTCATTTACCAAATCAAAAGTAAAACGATTGCTGCCGTCGATATTGGAGCCACGCTGATTGGCGATCATTTGCCCCGAAGTATTGTATAAACCTATGTAATCCAGGTTGTCCGGCTTTTCCAGGAAGGTCACGTAGAGTGCCCCGGAAGTTGGCACCGGGCCTACCGTAATGCCCTTTTCTTTCAGGTAAGGGAGGGTAGACTTAGTGACGATATTGATATTGTCCAGGTAAATATTGTTTTCGCTATTCGCTATGTTCCTGAATACCACCCTGAACTGTCCTTTTTTTATAATACTGGTCAGGTTGACGGAATCCCGGCGCCATTGGCTGGCGGTAGGTACAAATTCAGATCTCACCGGTGCCTTGACGCTCACCAGGGCTGGATCCAATTTGTTGTACAGGGTATCGTAGGTGAGGGAACAGTCGGAGGTGGTCAGCACCAGTAACCCATCCCAGAAATGGTTGGAGGTATCGGTGATGTTGGTATAACTCGCTGCGGCCACATCGAAGAAGAGGAAGATGGAGTCCGCGCCTCCCGCGTCAATGGTGGGGGTACGGATATCGTCAGCCTCCCCGTTCACTTGGTAGGCGAAATTGCGTAGCACGAGGGCATAGTAACTACTATCGCCACGGCTCACAGCTGTTCTTTCCCAGGTATAAGAACCATCCGGATTATTGATTTCCCAGCCGGCAGGCGGGAAGGTGCTGCTCTCGAATCCTTCTTTCAGCGGGAAGCTGATATTGTTATAATAGCTCAGAGTAGTCCAGGCAGTATCGTTGGTAGCATCATTATCAGCAGCACCGTTCGGAAGGGAGGTCCATGATTGCAGGATATGCTCACCTACATCGAGAGAACTGGTGGAGAGGGTGACGGTGTCTGTTTTCAATGCTGCGAGGCTACCTGCCCAGGCAGTGGTATACACGCTGCCATCGTCTGTCCGATAGTTGATATTGACTTTGGTGAGGGTGGTCAGCCCCATATTTTTCAGGAGTACAGATGGCGTAATGCTGGCATCACATTGTTGCTTATAAGGTGAGATGACGTTTTGTACTTCCGCATCCAGTGTTTTCAGGTTCAGGGGGGTACAGCCTTCGGAGCTGAGCAGGGTAAGCCTGTCGCTCGCGAGGGTGGTACGGATCACGTCTACCTGTTCGGTGGTGAAGAGTACCAGGCAGGCATCGTCTGAGTAGTCCATGTAGTTTTCGAACATATACCCTGGATTGCTGCTTGCACACATGTCAACCTGTGGCCACGCAGGACAGCCGTAGGTGGCTTTGGCCTGCTTGGGGGTATCGTCGATACCGTCATCGGCGGCACAGGCATCTTCATCCCCCCAGATGTGGCGGAGGTTGAAGTAGTGCCCTATTTCGTGGGTAGCAGTACGACCCTTATTATATGGAGAGGTGGCGGTACCTGTGGTACCGAAACCGGCATAATCAATTACGACGCCCTGCTGGTTGCTGGCATATAAACCGGGGAAGGTAGCGACACCGAGATAGCCACTTTCGAGGTGGGTAACCCAGATATTGAGGTAGCTATTGCCATCCCATTGGGCAGCGCCACCGGTGCTGGTGAACTTTACTGCCTTGGCTGCAGAACTGATACTAAAGCTTGATTTTGTAGTAGTTATACGCTCTATCCCATTCGTTACCTCACCCGCAGGAGTACGTTGTGCAAGGCAAAACTGGATTTTGGCGTTGCCGATCAGCTCTTTCCAGACAGCGGGGAGAATGCTGGTATCGGTATTGAGTGCAGCATAGTCCTTGTTAAGTACATCGATCTGGGATTGCACCTGGGCGTCGGTTACGACATTTGGATTTTGCAATACAATGTGAACGACTACAGGGATGGTAACGGTGTTGTAGGTAGCGGTAGTTTTGGCTGCTGCTCTGGTTGTTTTGAGCGTAGTGATTGTTGAGCGGTTGCGTGCTTCGATCTTGTCACGCAGTACCTGCAAAGAAGGATTTTCCTTAATCTGTTCCTGCGCGGCAATTTCGGAGCCACACTGGCGCTGGCCCAGGGCAGGTAATGACAGGAAGACGGTTAGGATAAAAAGGGTAAAATTGCGCAAAGTTCAAGTTTGAAAGTTAAAATTAGCGGCTGTTTTTCCGAAAATTCGGGGAAAGGTACAATCTTTTGTTACACACCTTGGCTATAATTTCCAAAAGTTAGGGTGTCATATTGAATAAATTCCCCACTATTTATAGTACGGAATTATCCAGGAATGGTTGCCTGCGATTTAGAAAAGTGGTTCTGTAGCAATTAATTGGCTCTCGACAGTTTGACCGCGTTTTTTTCCTATTGTTTAAAACGGTGTTGGCTCATTTTGCATTTTAGTTCCCCGAAAATGGCCGCCGCTGATGGCTGGTGCTTTCGGCTTCAGCCATCAACGGCGGCAGGAGTGGCTTGTGGCCGGGGGAAATGAATTTGAGTCACGACCTTTTAAACGCGATCCTGCAGTATTTCGTATTGAGTGTTTTTAAGGAAGGGGAAATGGCCTGAGGAGGGCCATCGTCTTCAGTGCGAACCTTGTTCATGTATTACATTATCAGTTCATTAAAAGATCACCAGTATATCACTTCAATATCCCTGGGATAATGAAGTGATATATTGGTGATATAGAAGTGTACTTATAATGAACTGATCTAAGCGAAGCTTAGGTGAAGACGGAGAGCAGAAGAAGCGAATAAGAAGGGAGAGGAAAACAAGGTCAATAAAAAAGGGCGACTCATCCGAGTCGCCCTCCTTACAATTAATTTATTGCCAAAGATTACAGATTCGCCTGAATCTTCTTTTCTAATACTGAACGAGGCGCAGCACCTACCTGTTTATCTACCACCTGACCATTCTTAATGAACAGAATTGCAGGAATACTTGTAATTCCGTAGTTGATAGATAACTGAGGGTTCTGGTCAACATTTACTTTACCAACATTAACCTTACCAGAGTAATCTTTAGACAGCTCTTCGATCACCGGACCGATAGCGCGACAAGGACCACACCATTCTGCCCAGAAATCAATTACGCTCAATTTATCTGAGCTCAACACTTCCGTTTGGAAGTTGGAATCAGTGAATTCTAATGCCATGTTATTAGTATTTATAAAATTTTTAAAATCTTGTTATTAACTCTGCAAGAATCAAACCGGGCGCAAATTACTGCTTTTTCGGCATGTTCTGCAAATCGTTATATCGATTATTTACGATGCAAGTTACAGTATTTTTTACCGGATACTTATTGATAGTTTCTATACATATATCAAGTTCCGGCGAATTGGTTCTTTTGTCCGCATTATTGGTTTTTGGTACCGTGTATTGCTGCCATTTTTTACTTTCAAAAAGGACCGGATCCACTGTGTAATTACCGTAGGCAACTGTATAGCGGATCCGATAAGTGCCTGCGGCCTGGCTAAATAAATACCTATTTCGCAGTCTCTATATACACATCCATATCCGGCTGCTTGGATAAAAAGTGCGCCAGCTCATCATTCATCTCAATATGCTTATTGAACGTATGCATCTTTACCTGCAAATCATTATCCCTATCCACCAATTGCAAAAACAACTCACTCGAACCAGGATACTTATTAATATTATCTACCAAAAAGTCTACCAGATCCCGCGTTATAAATTTCGGCATGGTTACCAGGCCCACCTTTTTCGTATGCGTTTTCTTCACTTCCTGTAGTAACTGGATGCTATTCACCTTGAACTCATACTCACTATCATTAAATCGTCTTGCCTTAAAACCTCCGTTGATAAACAGACATAAACCCGTTTTCAGATAAGGCGCATACCTGATAAAGTCCTCGCTCCACAGCGCAAACTCAAACTTCCCGCTATAATCCTCCACCGTCATGATACCAAATTGCCTGTTGTTACGGGATATGCGCTCCTGCGCCCCTGTTACATACACCGCCAGCCTGAAATTCTTTTCCCTGCCCGGCTTGCCACCACCCGGAGCTGTAATATCCGCCTGGTATTCAACCAGTTCTGATACCCTGTTCATGTTGTAAAACCTGCTCTCGAAGCGGTAATCATCCAGGGGATGACCGGAAATATAGATCCCCGTCACCTCTCTTTCATTGTTCAGCTTCAATATCAGCGGCCATGGATCACAATTTGGCAGTTTCGGTGGTTCGATGGCCGGCATATCCTCATCCCCAAACAAGCTACCGATATTGGATGCACCCGCTGCTACCTGGTTACCAAATTTCACGATCTTATCCAATCCTGTGGTAGTATCGTTCTCCGGCTTGAAGAAGTACTGTGCTCTGTGCAATGCCGGGAAACAATCAAAGGCTCCGGACATGGCCAGGGCTTCCAGCGATTTCTTATTGACCGCACGCTGATTCACGCGCTTGATCAGGTCAAATATATCTTTGAACGGACCGTCCTTTTTACGCTCTTCCAGGATGTTTTCTACCGCAGCTTCACCTACACCTTTCAGGCCAGCCAGGCCAAAACGGATCTGTCCCATTTTGTTTACCGCAAAACCTTTGAAAGATTCATTCGCATCCGGCGGCAATACGTCGATTCCCATACGCTTCGCCTCTTCCATGAAGAAGGTGATCTTTTCAATATTGCTCGCACAGTTCAGTACCGATGCCATGTATTCAGCAGGGTAGTGGGCCTTGAGGTAGGCCGTCTGGTACGCTACGAAGGCATAACAGGTGGCGTGCGATTTATTGAACGCGTAGGATGCAAACGCTTCCCAGTCCGTCCAGACCTTCTCACATATTTTCAGATCATGGCCGTTCTTTTCACAACCTTCCATGAACTGTTTCTTCATTTTGTCCAGTACCGCTTTCTGCTTCTTACCCATGGCTTTACGGAGGATGTCCGCATCACCTTTGGAGAAGTTTGCCAGTTTCTGACTCAGCAACATTACCTGCTCCTGGTATACGGAGATCCCATAAGTATCCCGCATATATTCCTCCATCGCCGGCAGGTCATATACTGTTTCTTCCAGGCCATGTTTACGGCGGATGAACAATGGAATGTACTCCAGTGGCCCCGGACGGTACAAGGCATTCATCGCGATCAGGTCATCGAACCTATCGGGCTTCAGTTCGCGGAGGTACTTCTGCATACCGGGAGACTCGAACTGGAATGTAGCGTTCGTTTCACCTTTCTGGTACAGCTCGTAGGTGCGGACATCGTCCAGCGGTATTTCATCAATGGAGATTTCTATGCCGTGGTTTTGTTTAATCAGTTCCAGGGCACCTTTGATGATGGTGAGGGTCTTCAGACCCAGGAAGTCCATCTTAATTACACCGGCGCTTTCGATGATACTACCTTCGAACTGGGTGACCAGCAGGTCGGAGTCCTTGGCGGTAGATACCGGGATCAGGTCGTACAGGTCCTTGGGGGCAATGATGATACCCGCCGCGTGGATCCCTGTATTTCGTACAGACCCTTCCAGTACGCAGGCCTCGCGGAGCACTTCGGCCTGCAGGTCTTCGCCTTTGATGATCTCACGGAGTTTTCTTACGTTTTCAAGATCTTCCGGACCCAGGCCTTCTTTTTCAGCCAGGCTCTTATCCCCTTCATCGATCGGGGCATTGAAGATGCGGTCCAGCTGGATACCCGGCTTATCAGGCACCATCTTGGCCAGCATATTGGATTCCACCAGCGGCAGGTCCATTACACGGGCTACGTCTTTGATACTCATTTTGGCGGCCATGGTACCATAGGTAATGATCTGGGCTACCTGGTTCTTGCCATATTTATCTACTACGTAGTCAATTACTTTCTGACGGCCTTCATCATCGAAGTCCGTATCAATATCGGGCATGCTCTTACGTTCCGGGTTCAGGAAACGCTCAAACAGGAGATCGTATTTGATCGGGTCTATATTGGTGATACCGATAGAATAGGCTACCGCCGATCCTGCTGCCGATCCACGGCCCGGACCGATGAATACGCCCAGATCGCGGCCTGCCTTGATGAAGTCAGATACGATGAGGAAGTAACCGGCAAATCCCATATTCTCGATTACCTGGAGTTCGAAGTTCAGGCGTTCTTCCACCTCGGCTGTGATCTCCGCATACTTTAAACGCGCACCTTCGAAGGTGAGGTGGCGCAGGTACTGATCCTGGGTAAAGAAACCCGGAGGGATTGGGAAGTTCGGGAGCAGGATGTCTTTTTTCAGGTCCAGCAGTTCCA
This window of the Chitinophaga sancti genome carries:
- a CDS encoding NupC/NupG family nucleoside CNT transporter, with amino-acid sequence MGRFQGLFGIILILGLAYLFSNNKKKINFRLVFSGIGLQVIIALLVFKVPPVFRFFQLLGKAMGKLEQFAREGAAFVYAGIAVKPTPDTISDYAQSGFVFAFNVTAAIILVCALVAIFYHFGIMQRIVAVIAKAMNVVMRVSGAEALSNVASAFVGQIEAQVMIRPYLPYMTKSELLASMSGSLACIAGGILVVYSNMGLSAGMDLAPMLITASLMAAPGALVISKIVFPETEESQTMGVVKLDVKSHYVNVIDAISHGASDGFKIAMNVIAMIIGFIALIAFLDWGLLKIGHIFNPEFNLSLNFIFGKLFYPVAWAMGVPNGDVNSVATLLGQKLTVNEFIAFKHLTDKTIPVVSSKGLLIVSVAICGFANFSSVGMQIGGIGVLAPERRGDLAALGLKALFCGTLASYLSATIAGILI
- a CDS encoding DUF7133 domain-containing protein, with protein sequence MKNWTLFLAAAYWLSACTGPGPAKDHADSTAMRQKLGPSPVLDAKTALSHMQLEKGLEIQLVASEPLITTPVAMTFDDKGRMWVVEMMGYMPDTVGTGEEVPNGKVVILEDTTHDGIADTRKVLIDSLILPRAICLVPGGFLLAEPPKLWYVPVKNDVAGKRVLIDDKYTEGGNVEHQPNGLLRAMDNWIYNAKSDKRYRQINGKWVKQDTHFRGQWGVSQDNYGRLFTNNNSENVLGDYFPPGLGARNPNQKTVAGYDEKIVPDNRVYPNHPTPGVNRGYMKGVLDDSLRLVEMTAACSPLVYRGCLLGKQYDNNIFVAEPCGNLVKRNIIQDSGYVVKGRQAYQKKEFLVSDDERFRPVSLYDAPDGALYIVDMYRGIIQHKTYLTPYLKNEIKSRNLTNPLNCGRIYRIIPAGAKIQPVALDNNPDKLLALLDSPNGWIRDKAQQMIIDHHYTQLIPKLKERLHQDGSIYGTMHAMWTLEGLGALQAAEIEFLLHQQNPYLQATAISALPSVKVPAATAALTALQENVFLAPYIALVLPYLPNSADLQTKLMTRYANDRYVADAIINNNSGKESQLLAQLIKINGDTTLAMRRHLDAIMKDIEVHRKAKMSDALVKEYPKGAKLFANICQTCHGKDGDGIKSLAPPLNQSQLVTGDKKRLISIVLYGLTGPVDVNGKHYKAPEISADMPGIGSNDEYNDQDIAEVISFIRNCWSNQGSKVTDKDIQEVRKKYKGRQKPFTIAELN
- the mqnE gene encoding aminofutalosine synthase MqnE, whose protein sequence is MTTQNDYPAVETLLQDARLDKALKNIGEKVLAKERLTTDEGILLFEKGELGYVGALANFVRVRMHGDKTYFNRNFHIEPTNVCIFTCKFCSYSKLYKHKEEGWELSVDQMLDIVKKYDGQPVTEVHIVGGVHPKMNLDFFVELLEKIRAHRPDLHIKGFTAVELDYMFRKAKLSVQEGMKKLYDAGLQSMPGGGAEIFHPDIRAQICHDKVDADGWLDIHRAAHNLGMHTNATMLYGHVEQYWHRVDHMERLRRLQDETGGFNTFIPLKFRNKDNEMEHVGEVSVIEDLRLYAIARLYMDNFPHLKAYWPMLGRQSAQLTLSFGVNDLDGTIDDTTKIYSMAGAEEQNPSMNTAQLAMLIKQAGRRPVERDTVYNEIKDYTDVVFSDEELMAK
- a CDS encoding M43 family zinc metalloprotease produces the protein MRNFTLFILTVFLSLPALGQRQCGSEIAAQEQIKENPSLQVLRDKIEARNRSTITTLKTTRAAAKTTATYNTVTIPVVVHIVLQNPNVVTDAQVQSQIDVLNKDYAALNTDTSILPAVWKELIGNAKIQFCLAQRTPAGEVTNGIERITTTKSSFSISSAAKAVKFTSTGGAAQWDGNSYLNIWVTHLESGYLGVATFPGLYASNQQGVVIDYAGFGTTGTATSPYNKGRTATHEIGHYFNLRHIWGDEDACAADDGIDDTPKQAKATYGCPAWPQVDMCASSNPGYMFENYMDYSDDACLVLFTTEQVDVIRTTLASDRLTLLSSEGCTPLNLKTLDAEVQNVISPYKQQCDASITPSVLLKNMGLTTLTKVNINYRTDDGSVYTTAWAGSLAALKTDTVTLSTSSLDVGEHILQSWTSLPNGAADNDATNDTAWTTLSYYNNISFPLKEGFESSTFPPAGWEINNPDGSYTWERTAVSRGDSSYYALVLRNFAYQVNGEADDIRTPTIDAGGADSIFLFFDVAAASYTNITDTSNHFWDGLLVLTTSDCSLTYDTLYNKLDPALVSVKAPVRSEFVPTASQWRRDSVNLTSIIKKGQFRVVFRNIANSENNIYLDNINIVTKSTLPYLKEKGITVGPVPTSGALYVTFLEKPDNLDYIGLYNTSGQMIANQRGSNIDGSNRFTFDLVNEPNGVYFVKLIYRNTKAKTYKIIKVN
- the trxA gene encoding thioredoxin, whose product is MALEFTDSNFQTEVLSSDKLSVIDFWAEWCGPCRAIGPVIEELSKDYSGKVNVGKVNVDQNPQLSINYGITSIPAILFIKNGQVVDKQVGAAPRSVLEKKIQANL
- the dnaE gene encoding DNA polymerase III subunit alpha; its protein translation is MIFSHLHVHTQYSLLDGAADIKSLYKKAMASNQPALAITDHGNMFGVFQFVAEAYNHRLNPEDPKDKRLKVKPIVGCEFYVVENRFKRAFTRDEKDIRNHQVLLAKNEEGYRNLIKLCSLGYIEGLYGKYPRIDKELVLQYHKGLIATTCCLGASVPRAILKHGEEAGEKEFKWWLDIFGEDFYVEMQRHGIPEQDKVNVVLLKFAEKYNVKIIASNDSHYVDRADANAHDILLCINTGEKKSTPTNKEFNEDEGGKKNTRFAFYNDEFYFKTTDEMSTLFHDLPQAIDNTNEIVDKVELLDLKKDILLPNFPIPPGFFTQDQYLRHLTFEGARLKYAEITAEVEERLNFELQVIENMGFAGYFLIVSDFIKAGRDLGVFIGPGRGSAAGSAVAYSIGITNIDPIKYDLLFERFLNPERKSMPDIDTDFDDEGRQKVIDYVVDKYGKNQVAQIITYGTMAAKMSIKDVARVMDLPLVESNMLAKMVPDKPGIQLDRIFNAPIDEGDKSLAEKEGLGPEDLENVRKLREIIKGEDLQAEVLREACVLEGSVRNTGIHAAGIIIAPKDLYDLIPVSTAKDSDLLVTQFEGSIIESAGVIKMDFLGLKTLTIIKGALELIKQNHGIEISIDEIPLDDVRTYELYQKGETNATFQFESPGMQKYLRELKPDRFDDLIAMNALYRPGPLEYIPLFIRRKHGLEETVYDLPAMEEYMRDTYGISVYQEQVMLLSQKLANFSKGDADILRKAMGKKQKAVLDKMKKQFMEGCEKNGHDLKICEKVWTDWEAFASYAFNKSHATCYAFVAYQTAYLKAHYPAEYMASVLNCASNIEKITFFMEEAKRMGIDVLPPDANESFKGFAVNKMGQIRFGLAGLKGVGEAAVENILEERKKDGPFKDIFDLIKRVNQRAVNKKSLEALAMSGAFDCFPALHRAQYFFKPENDTTTGLDKIVKFGNQVAAGASNIGSLFGDEDMPAIEPPKLPNCDPWPLILKLNNEREVTGIYISGHPLDDYRFESRFYNMNRVSELVEYQADITAPGGGKPGREKNFRLAVYVTGAQERISRNNRQFGIMTVEDYSGKFEFALWSEDFIRYAPYLKTGLCLFINGGFKARRFNDSEYEFKVNSIQLLQEVKKTHTKKVGLVTMPKFITRDLVDFLVDNINKYPGSSELFLQLVDRDNDLQVKMHTFNKHIEMNDELAHFLSKQPDMDVYIETAK